The sequence TATGCTGTCATTCCCAACTTGATTGGGAATCCAGTGAATATTATTCTGGTTCCCCGCTTTCGCGGGGAGACGCCTGGATTCCCGTTTTGACGGGAACAACAATATATATAGGGAATGGTTAATGGAATGACATTCAATGCTTCGATTGGCCATCAAATATATCCTATATACCCCATTCACTATGTCCCCTATATGCTTATATCCGACGGGGTCTCTACTCATCAACTAATCGAGGGATTTCTCAATTAGTCATGCCTAACCTAATCTGTTTAGGGCGATTTGTCAAGAAATTTACGAAAAGCGATCCGAATAAAAAACGGGGCCGTTTTTTTGCTCTCCGAGACGAAAAATAGTGTATAAATGCCTTATAGGCCTTGACAGAAAATGTCCGTGTCGATAAAATTCTTCGAATGAAAAGATTAATGATCGTGGCCGACGACTTTGGCCTCTCAAAAGAGATAAACAGGGGCGTCGAGATAGGCGTTAAGGCCGGCGCCCTCTCTTTCGCGTCGCTTATGGTGGACGGGGACTTTGTGGAGAACGCTGTTATGATCGCAGAGAAGAACCCGGCGTTTACCGTGGGACTCCACGTCGATGTGAGCGGGCTCCTCGGGATTGATGATGCCGTGTGGCGGGGGGCGAGGGAAGAGAGCCTGATGAAGCTTGTCTCGGAAGGTTCCACCGTCGCCGCATTTATCGAGGAATGCCGGCGGCAGATAAGGAAATTTTTCGATCTCGGATTTGCCCCTACGTTTATCAATACCCACTTCCACATTCACACCCTCCCCCCGTTTTTCAAGGAATTCGTCGAGCTATCAGCCATCAACGGCTTCAAATATATGAGGCTTTCCAAGACGACCCCCCTCCTCTCCCACCCCGATATTCCGATCGAGGGGAGGCTCTCGGACATGACGGAAATCCTTGATAGGAGGGGCATCGCCCACCCGGATGAATATATCGTAGGCAACTTTCACTTTTTCCCGCCGGAGCTGGAGCATGAGG comes from Candidatus Zymogenus saltonus and encodes:
- a CDS encoding ChbG/HpnK family deacetylase encodes the protein MKRLMIVADDFGLSKEINRGVEIGVKAGALSFASLMVDGDFVENAVMIAEKNPAFTVGLHVDVSGLLGIDDAVWRGAREESLMKLVSEGSTVAAFIEECRRQIRKFFDLGFAPTFINTHFHIHTLPPFFKEFVELSAINGFKYMRLSKTTPLLSHPDIPIEGRLSDMTEILDRRGIAHPDEYIVGNFHFFPPELEHEVTEIMVHPTDSPGGKGGPISTIYYLDLIKLLSWGDYYRYVRYRGQFEELTINGTVR